Genomic DNA from Brassica rapa cultivar Chiifu-401-42 chromosome A04, CAAS_Brap_v3.01, whole genome shotgun sequence:
TCTGGATAAGTTTGTTGCATATTGACCGGTTAAATTTGGTTAATCTTCTCATCTGAATTAAaccaaatatgaaaaagaaaagtaaagagAGAAACTAAAACACTCTTGACTTTGTTTGGTCTTCAAGAAAACATAATAAAGTCAACATAAGCACATCTATGTAATCTACCACTTACTTGATGTGCTCATCTTTTATATACAACTTGGTGTATACTCCATTTTTCAATAATCTTCATTCATCACATATTCACATCCTAGCTAACCATTGACTCTTTGGAAACGGTCTTACTAATAGTATCTTGACCTAATACGACCAAGGACAATATAATTTAGATAGCCTAACGCAGTAACAATAGTTATATCTTATTACTCACAACCATGAAATAAAACATATGCGGGAAGCCTATTTATTTCAGTGGTTTGACTAATGACTTATTAATAGTTATGTATCAAGCAATCTAGTTTCGAGTCCTATAGAAAGCGAATTTGGATTCATCTTATTTTCTCTTTTCACCAAACTCAGACGTTAGGACCGCAGCTGGAGAGGTCTATGCACACCACATATTTGGATTCAACTTAGAGAAAGAAGCATCTGAACTATATAGAAGTTGTTAGCTGTTATTGAAAGAATCATCTGTGCATGTATTATTACCTGTTGACCATATCATCTTCGTGCTAGTTGTTGTGCACTTGTCCGTGACAGGATGCACAAACAGAGTTGCCGCACAACATTTGCTGTCCATAAGCTCTTTTATGATTTGCCTATTCACTTTGCAATTAGGGAGAGTTATGCATATCTAGTCTCTGACAttgattcttttattttttgagcATCGAGATTGTGTGAAAAAAATGAGACCCAAAGGATAAATCAACAATTTCGTCATTAGTGACGTactcaatatttaaaatacagaagcctttaaaataatatttataatacagAGAGGATGGTCTTTTTTCGAGAGAGAGGGAGGATGTTCTTGACTATCTCCAAAAGCCCTTATCATCTAGATGGACTATGTATTAATAATACATtgtattatttgtatttgtattcTATGGCTTTAAGTTGGTCTCCAGTCTCCAGTGCATGTGTTTAACAAAGtcaattaaataaaatgaattttctCTTCATAGTTATGATTGTATTTGACTTTGATTCTGATAAAAGGAACTTTTAAGATTAATTGTTTTTGCCGTCTGTATATTTGGCTATGATCAAACTTTTTCCCCATTGGAtgacagtttttttttctttaaccaTTGTATGTTATATGGGTTATACGTGACGGCTGTTACTTTCCAATGATTAACGAAATTAGGTTATAATTTATAGTATATAAGATGGTTAGGtgatattaaattaaatgaCGGTGGCAAGCAAGTCAATGAGAAACCAAGCTGCTGGATCTATACTGTGTTGTATACATTTGTTGACTATGCTTCTTTTTAGTTTGATTAACATTTTTGTTTAGCAATAGAAGTTTCGGAGATGCAAGAAACTTAGTGGTGTGCAATACATGAAAAGACAATATTCCCCTTTTTAGTCAAACCCATGTGGGTATCCTTTGCGTTCGGTGGTGGAAGGGCGAAATTGAAAATGTCAATTTTTGTCCCAAGTCAAACAATCAGTGCTACTTGTTGTTAGAATATTAGTTTAGGCGACTTGTTTTGTTCAAACTACAAGAAATTCAAACCTTGAGGTAATGCTCTTATAAATATACATTACTCCTATGTTATCAACTTTCATAACAAACTCTCTCAATTCATTGTGTGAACAAAGAAAACTATATCCTTAATTTACTTTGCTTTCTTGTTTCTCaaaatcttaccaaaaaaaaaaggaaaagataaTATGATGAAGAGAGAACGATCTGAGTTCGAAGAGTCCATCAAGAATCTAGACATTTCTAAATGTCTAATGATACTCTCTCAAACCTCCTCCATGGTCAAACAGATTGGTGTGAATCAATATACCGAGACCAATACAAGTAACCGGTTCGAATGCAAAACGTGTAACAAGAGATTCTCTTCGTTTCAAGCCCTTGGTGGCCACCGGGCTAGCCATAAGAAGCCAAAGCTGACCGTTGACCAAAAGGTGGTGAAACAATATCTTACCAAAGACGGAACTCAAGCCCATGAATGTACAATATGCGGTCAGAGTTTTGGGACCGGACAGGCTTTAGGCGGTCACATGAGACGGCATAGGTCAAGCATGACGGTGGAGCCATCGGAGCTCATCTCTCCTGTGATTCATAACATGCCGGTTCTGAAACGATGTagtagtagcaagagggttttGTCTTTGGATTTGAATTTAACTCCCTTAGAGAATGATCTTGAAATTCTTTTTGGGAAGACGTTTTTCCCCAACATAGATATGAAGTTTGttgtttagttttttctttgttctgtTCATCAATCATTTAGGTTATTGAAATTCTTTTGTACTGTTATTCTTCCattcttttaattaaattatttcaaACGTTATGTTCATTGTTGGTTGTCATGTATGAGAGAAAAAGTTATCTGAATAATTTCCATTCAAACAACGAGTATAACATGATCATTACTGGGCCAAAAGTTGGGCTCAACTCTGCCCAATACCTCAACAACTGTCCACTCAAATCATGATGACAAAATATTGATTTGTCCCTCACTCCACAAATTTGCTTACATGTTACTAATGAAATTCGCTTGTTTTAGGTTAAACCTTTCTTTCTGAAGAGTATTCCTCGTATTACTATACTTACAGGTCTTTCATAACCAAAAATGCATAATCTtataaaacttcatattttctaAACCATCATACATCTCTCTCTACAAACCACACAATAATGAAACCATGTTACAAAAAACATAAAGTATACATATAAACGATCAGTTATACTACTAGTACTGTTAGATTATATCGGATCACCACCAAACTGAACTGGATTAGACAGTCCTGCGTATAGATACTAGTCAAAATCCAACGATTGATATTCGACACATCTCACAGAGATTATTAGTTGTTTTGCTGCAAGTTTACTAAGGTTTATCAAATTCTAATATCATTTTATTAGTTTCAAATCTATTtcaatatatatgtgtgtgtccgtgtcttcTTTTAAGG
This window encodes:
- the LOC103865598 gene encoding zinc finger protein ZAT11 — its product is MMKRERSEFEESIKNLDISKCLMILSQTSSMVKQIGVNQYTETNTSNRFECKTCNKRFSSFQALGGHRASHKKPKLTVDQKVVKQYLTKDGTQAHECTICGQSFGTGQALGGHMRRHRSSMTVEPSELISPVIHNMPVLKRCSSSKRVLSLDLNLTPLENDLEILFGKTFFPNIDMKFVV